In Duganella zoogloeoides, a single genomic region encodes these proteins:
- a CDS encoding hydantoinase B/oxoprolinase family protein produces MDWQFWIDRGGTFTDIVALAPDGQLRTLKLLSENPEHYADAAIAGIRQLMGVASHEAIPVERIAAVKMGTTVATNALLERKGEPTVLAITRGFGDALRIAYQNRPRLFDRHIVLPELLYTDVIEIDERMGAHGETVVPLDLATARVALQAAYDRGLRSLAIVFMHGYRYHAHENRVAEAARVIGYTQVSVSHQASPLMKLVARGDTTVVDAYLSPILRRYVDLVARELPGVNLQFMQSSGGLTDARAFQGKDSILSGPAGGIVGMVRASQLAGFDKVIGFDMGGTSTDVSHFSGEFERVFETQVAGVRMRAPMMSIHTVAAGGGSVLHFDGSRYRVGPDSAGANPGPASYRRGGPLAVTDCNVMLGKIQPEHFPHLFGADGRQPLDAQAVRVRFVELAARIAAATGNPTTPEQVAEGFLDIAVGNMANAIKQISVQRGHDVTDYALTSFGGAGGQHACLVADALGMKTVFVHKLAGVMSAYGMGLADQSSMREAAVEARLDEDTLPDLEARLHALGRQAGADLLHQGVEHERITLIERVHLRYEGTDTALIVLFDQAGGVAAMRAQFEAAYRKRYSFLMQGRALIVEAVSVEAVGASDAPAEAGPVEAMTAAATAPAPRATVPMYAGGQWLQTGLYQRSDIHAGALIDGPAIIAEANATTIVEAGWRAEATPRGHLVLRRVAALPARRAIGTSADPVMLEIFNNLFMSIAEQMGLRLQNTAYSVNIKERLDFSCAIFDADGNLIANAPHMPVHLGSMGESIKTVMRENAGRMQAGDVFMLNDPYHGGTHLPDVTVISPVFDEAGAEILFYVGSRGHHADIGGTTPGSMPPDSRVIEEEGVLISNFKLVDGASAGAAGGRLREAETRALLAGARHPARNPDQNLADLRAQVAANQKGVEELHKMVAHFGLDVVRAYMGHVQDNAEEAVRRVISALRDGSYRLQLDNGAQIEVSVTVDHDTRSAEIDFTGTSPQLDNNFNAPSAVCMAAVLYVFRTLVDDEIPLNAGCLKPLRVIIPPGSMLNPHYPASVVSGNVETSTCITNALYGALGVMAAAQGTMNNFTFGNAKYQYYETISGGSGAGPGFDGVSVVQTNMTNSRLTDPEILEFRFPVRLESYRIRAGSGGAGEWRGGDGGVRTVRFLEPMTAAILSNNRIYPPFGMAGGHPGALGRNTVLRADGTTEQLGHIGKTDMQAGDAFVIETPGGGGYGTVLP; encoded by the coding sequence ATGGATTGGCAATTCTGGATCGACCGTGGCGGCACTTTCACCGATATCGTGGCGCTGGCGCCCGATGGCCAACTGCGCACGCTGAAGCTGCTTTCCGAAAATCCCGAACACTATGCCGACGCCGCCATTGCCGGTATTCGGCAACTGATGGGGGTGGCATCGCACGAGGCGATCCCGGTTGAACGCATTGCCGCCGTCAAGATGGGCACCACGGTTGCCACCAACGCGCTGCTCGAGCGCAAGGGCGAGCCGACCGTGCTGGCGATTACGCGCGGTTTCGGCGACGCGCTGCGCATCGCCTACCAGAACCGGCCACGCCTGTTCGACCGCCACATCGTGCTGCCCGAACTGCTGTACACGGACGTGATCGAAATCGACGAGCGCATGGGCGCCCACGGCGAGACGGTCGTGCCGCTCGACCTGGCCACCGCGCGCGTGGCGCTGCAGGCGGCCTACGACAGGGGCTTGCGTTCGCTGGCCATCGTCTTCATGCACGGCTACCGCTACCACGCCCACGAAAACCGCGTGGCCGAGGCCGCGCGTGTCATCGGCTACACCCAGGTGTCGGTTTCGCACCAGGCCAGTCCCTTGATGAAACTGGTCGCGCGCGGCGACACCACCGTGGTCGATGCTTATTTGTCGCCGATCCTGCGCCGCTACGTGGACCTGGTGGCCCGCGAACTGCCGGGCGTGAATTTGCAGTTCATGCAGTCGTCCGGCGGGCTGACCGATGCCAGGGCGTTCCAGGGCAAGGACAGCATCCTCAGTGGTCCTGCCGGCGGCATCGTCGGCATGGTGCGCGCCAGCCAGCTGGCCGGTTTCGACAAGGTGATCGGCTTCGACATGGGCGGCACGTCCACCGACGTCTCGCATTTCTCGGGCGAGTTCGAACGCGTGTTCGAAACCCAGGTGGCCGGGGTGCGCATGCGCGCGCCGATGATGAGCATCCACACCGTGGCCGCCGGCGGCGGCTCGGTGCTGCACTTCGACGGCAGCCGCTACCGCGTCGGTCCCGACAGCGCCGGCGCCAACCCGGGACCGGCCAGCTACCGGCGCGGCGGCCCGCTGGCAGTCACCGACTGCAACGTCATGCTGGGCAAGATACAGCCCGAGCACTTTCCGCACCTGTTCGGCGCGGACGGCCGCCAGCCGCTCGACGCCCAGGCCGTGCGGGTGCGCTTCGTGGAACTGGCCGCGCGCATTGCCGCCGCTACCGGCAACCCCACCACGCCCGAACAGGTCGCCGAAGGATTCCTCGACATCGCGGTCGGCAATATGGCCAACGCCATCAAGCAGATCTCGGTGCAGCGCGGTCACGACGTGACCGATTACGCGCTCACCAGCTTCGGCGGCGCCGGGGGCCAGCACGCGTGCCTGGTGGCCGATGCATTGGGGATGAAAACCGTGTTCGTGCACAAGCTGGCCGGGGTGATGTCGGCCTACGGCATGGGCCTGGCCGACCAGTCCAGCATGCGCGAAGCGGCGGTGGAAGCGCGCCTCGACGAAGACACGCTGCCCGACCTCGAAGCGCGGCTGCACGCGCTGGGCCGGCAAGCCGGCGCCGACCTGCTGCACCAGGGCGTGGAGCACGAGCGCATCACCCTGATCGAGCGGGTGCACCTGCGCTACGAGGGCACCGACACCGCGCTGATCGTGCTGTTCGACCAGGCCGGTGGCGTCGCCGCCATGCGCGCGCAGTTCGAAGCCGCGTACCGCAAGCGCTATTCGTTCCTGATGCAGGGCAGGGCGCTGATCGTGGAGGCGGTGTCGGTGGAGGCGGTGGGCGCATCCGATGCGCCAGCCGAAGCCGGTCCTGTCGAGGCAATGACTGCTGCGGCGACCGCGCCGGCGCCCCGCGCCACCGTGCCGATGTACGCCGGCGGCCAGTGGCTGCAAACCGGCTTGTACCAGCGCTCGGATATTCACGCGGGCGCCTTGATCGACGGCCCGGCCATCATCGCCGAGGCCAATGCCACCACCATCGTGGAAGCGGGCTGGCGCGCCGAGGCCACGCCGCGCGGCCACCTGGTGTTGCGCCGCGTGGCCGCGCTGCCGGCGCGCCGGGCGATCGGCACCAGCGCCGACCCGGTCATGCTCGAGATCTTCAACAACCTGTTCATGTCGATTGCCGAGCAGATGGGTCTGCGGCTGCAAAACACCGCGTATTCGGTCAACATCAAGGAGCGGCTGGACTTCAGCTGCGCGATTTTCGACGCCGACGGCAACCTGATCGCCAACGCTCCGCACATGCCGGTGCACCTCGGTTCCATGGGCGAAAGCATCAAGACCGTGATGCGCGAAAATGCCGGCCGCATGCAGGCCGGCGACGTCTTCATGCTCAACGACCCGTACCACGGCGGCACCCACCTGCCCGACGTCACGGTGATCTCGCCCGTGTTCGACGAGGCCGGCGCCGAGATCCTGTTTTACGTGGGCTCGCGCGGCCACCACGCCGACATCGGCGGCACCACGCCCGGCTCGATGCCGCCCGATTCGCGCGTGATCGAGGAAGAGGGCGTGTTGATCAGCAATTTCAAACTGGTCGATGGGGCCAGTGCGGGCGCCGCAGGCGGCCGCCTGCGCGAAGCGGAAACCCGGGCATTGCTGGCCGGCGCCCGCCACCCGGCGCGCAACCCCGACCAGAACCTGGCCGACCTGCGTGCGCAAGTGGCTGCCAACCAGAAGGGCGTGGAAGAATTGCACAAGATGGTCGCCCATTTCGGCCTCGACGTCGTGCGCGCCTACATGGGCCACGTGCAGGACAACGCCGAAGAAGCGGTGCGGCGCGTGATCAGCGCATTACGCGATGGCAGCTACCGGCTCCAGCTCGACAACGGCGCGCAAATCGAAGTGAGCGTGACGGTCGATCACGATACCCGCAGCGCCGAGATCGACTTCACCGGCACGTCGCCCCAGCTTGACAACAACTTCAACGCGCCGTCGGCCGTGTGCATGGCAGCGGTGCTGTACGTGTTCCGCACCCTGGTCGATGATGAGATTCCGCTCAATGCCGGCTGCCTGAAGCCACTGCGCGTAATCATCCCGCCCGGTTCCATGCTCAATCCGCACTACCCGGCGTCCGTGGTGTCGGGCAATGTGGAAACGTCCACCTGCATCACCAACGCCCTGTACGGCGCGCTGGGTGTAATGGCGGCGGCGCAGGGTACGATGAACAATTTTACGTTCGGTAACGCCAAGTACCAGTACTACGAAACCATCAGCGGCGGCTCCGGCGCCGGTCCCGGCTTCGATGGCGTGAGCGTGGTGCAGACCAATATGACCAATTCACGGCTCACCGATCCCGAGATCCTCGAATTCCGCTTCCCGGTGCGGCTTGAGAGTTACCGCATCCGCGCCGGCAGTGGCGGCGCCGGTGAATGGCGCGGTGGCGACGGTGGCGTGCGCACGGTGCGCTTCCTGGAACCGATGACGGCAGCGATCCTGTCCAACAACCGTATTTATCCGCCGTTCGGCATGGCCGGCGGCCACCCCGGTGCGCTGGGCCGCAATACCGTGCTGCGCGCCGACGGCACCACGGAGCAGCTGGGCCACATCGGCAAGACCGATATGCAGGCCGGCGACGCTTTCGTGATCGAAACCCCGGGCGGCGGCGGTTATGGCACGGTGCTGCCATGA
- a CDS encoding hybrid sensor histidine kinase/response regulator, translating into MIIGQATTGRPVQLTSPMAARVYAHDWAGTGLGDIASWPASLRVSVNLILASDFPSCLFWGPDMLMIYNDAYLPLMGQKPDALGRPLAVVWSEIWDDIVPILDRAWQGSSTFIEDFPLMVDRDGQMREAFFTFCYSPVLDEQGITVGILDTVVETTSKVLAMRETARFSAALKDELQVLTQDRDRIWQLSSDSMALLDSDNTMAAINPAFSRTLGWKEDEVVGTAVAALVHPLERDVVVQRLDAIRHGHGSPRLEVRMRHRNGEYVYMDWTNALNGNFLLGIGRDSTAERAAAEALKRTEAALHQAQKMEALGKLTGGVAHDFNNLLQVISGNLHLLSHVVAGDSRGQRYVESALGGVRRGARLASYLLAFGRRQALAPRVVKVGTLIAAMDDMLARSLGETIEVVTVISPGTWSTLVDTTQVENAVLNLCINGRDAMNGHGRLTIEVGNATLDDQYARRHADVLPGQYVVIAVTDTGCGMPAEVLRQAFDPFFSTKPEGQGTGLGLSMVFGFVKQSGGHVNIYSEVGSGTTVKLYLPRSQQAEDNCAARPDAGAVVGGSETVLVVEDDEGVRDTAVELLRQLGYTVLKAADATAALSILDSGIGIDLLFTDVVMPGPLRSTDLVRLARQKTPGLAVLYTSGYAENAIVHGGRLEAGVQLLGKPYSREALARKVRQVLNSPSEQE; encoded by the coding sequence ATGATCATCGGTCAGGCGACGACTGGCCGTCCGGTGCAACTGACCAGCCCGATGGCGGCGCGGGTGTATGCCCACGACTGGGCAGGCACCGGACTGGGCGACATTGCCTCCTGGCCAGCCTCGCTGCGCGTCAGCGTGAACCTGATACTGGCCTCGGATTTCCCGTCGTGCCTGTTCTGGGGCCCGGACATGCTGATGATCTATAACGACGCCTACCTGCCGCTGATGGGCCAGAAGCCGGACGCGCTGGGCCGGCCGTTGGCGGTGGTGTGGAGCGAGATCTGGGACGACATCGTGCCCATTCTCGACCGCGCCTGGCAGGGCAGTTCCACGTTCATCGAGGATTTTCCGCTGATGGTCGATCGCGACGGCCAGATGAGGGAAGCGTTTTTCACATTCTGTTACAGCCCGGTGCTGGACGAACAGGGGATTACCGTCGGCATACTCGACACGGTGGTGGAAACCACGTCGAAGGTACTTGCCATGCGCGAAACGGCGCGGTTTTCCGCAGCACTCAAGGACGAGTTGCAGGTGTTGACCCAGGATCGCGACCGCATCTGGCAGCTCTCCAGCGACTCCATGGCGCTGCTCGACAGTGACAACACCATGGCAGCCATCAATCCCGCCTTCAGCCGCACGCTTGGCTGGAAAGAGGACGAGGTGGTCGGCACCGCAGTTGCGGCACTGGTTCACCCGCTTGAACGCGATGTCGTGGTGCAGCGCCTGGATGCGATACGCCATGGCCACGGTTCGCCCCGGCTGGAGGTTCGCATGCGCCACCGGAACGGCGAGTACGTCTACATGGACTGGACCAATGCGCTCAACGGCAATTTTCTGCTGGGGATCGGTCGCGACAGCACCGCCGAACGCGCAGCGGCCGAGGCCCTCAAGCGCACCGAAGCCGCGCTGCACCAGGCGCAGAAAATGGAAGCGCTGGGCAAGCTTACCGGCGGCGTGGCGCATGACTTCAACAACCTGCTGCAAGTAATCTCCGGCAATCTGCATTTGCTGTCGCACGTAGTGGCGGGCGACAGCCGCGGTCAGCGCTACGTCGAGAGCGCGCTGGGCGGGGTGCGGCGCGGGGCCAGGCTGGCCAGCTACCTGCTGGCATTCGGCCGGCGCCAGGCGCTGGCGCCGCGCGTGGTCAAGGTAGGCACGCTGATCGCGGCCATGGACGACATGCTGGCCCGCTCGCTCGGTGAAACCATCGAGGTGGTCACCGTGATCAGCCCCGGCACCTGGAGTACGCTGGTCGATACCACGCAGGTGGAAAACGCTGTGCTCAACCTCTGCATCAACGGCCGCGATGCCATGAACGGCCACGGCAGGCTGACCATCGAAGTGGGCAACGCCACGCTCGATGACCAGTACGCCCGGCGCCATGCCGACGTTCTGCCTGGCCAGTACGTGGTGATCGCGGTCACCGACACCGGCTGCGGCATGCCGGCCGAGGTGCTGAGGCAGGCGTTCGACCCGTTCTTTTCCACCAAGCCCGAAGGGCAGGGCACGGGCCTGGGACTATCGATGGTATTCGGCTTCGTCAAGCAGTCGGGCGGTCACGTCAATATCTACAGCGAAGTGGGCAGCGGCACCACGGTCAAGCTCTACCTGCCGCGCTCCCAGCAAGCAGAGGACAACTGCGCGGCGCGGCCGGACGCCGGCGCCGTGGTGGGCGGTAGCGAAACCGTGCTGGTCGTGGAAGACGACGAGGGCGTGCGCGACACCGCCGTCGAATTGCTCAGGCAACTTGGATATACAGTGCTGAAGGCGGCCGACGCCACCGCTGCCTTGAGCATTCTCGACAGCGGCATCGGCATCGACCTGTTGTTTACGGACGTGGTGATGCCAGGTCCGCTGCGCAGTACCGACCTGGTCAGGCTGGCGCGGCAAAAAACGCCTGGGCTGGCCGTGCTCTATACCTCCGGCTACGCGGAGAACGCGATTGTCCACGGCGGCCGGCTGGAGGCGGGTGTGCAGTTACTGGGCAAACCGTATTCGCGCGAGGCGCTGGCGCGCAAGGTGCGACAGGTGCTGAACTCGCCGTCCGAGCAAGAATAA
- a CDS encoding PEPxxWA-CTERM sorting domain-containing protein, which yields MPTMRLKSVLLSLSAVAALSAGMTHAATNLVTNGNFDDTTNGNNKRLSASPTNQDDRTTLSGWTSTSIEGNGGGYNFVLDANTAKTWDSVVWLRSEVDGVSNGYASSANGGNIFASDALYGPGTLAQTITGLKQDAYYQLTFDYALAQQVGFTGANTNNFWHVMFGDQSANSSGLSITSGGFSGWQTATMTFQASGTSQVLSFLAQTTAPGAPPFLLLDGVNLTAVPEPSTWAMMLGGFGLIGFLARRRQRGSAALA from the coding sequence ATGCCCACCATGCGCCTCAAGTCCGTTTTGTTGTCCCTGTCTGCCGTTGCCGCCCTGAGCGCAGGCATGACCCACGCCGCGACTAACCTGGTCACCAACGGTAATTTCGACGACACCACTAACGGCAACAACAAGCGTTTGTCGGCGTCGCCGACCAACCAGGACGACCGCACCACGCTGTCGGGCTGGACCAGCACCAGTATCGAAGGCAACGGCGGTGGCTACAACTTCGTCCTGGACGCCAACACCGCCAAGACCTGGGACTCGGTCGTCTGGCTCAGGAGCGAAGTCGATGGCGTGAGCAACGGCTACGCATCGTCGGCGAACGGCGGCAATATCTTTGCCTCCGATGCACTGTACGGCCCGGGCACGCTGGCGCAAACCATCACCGGCCTGAAGCAGGATGCCTATTACCAGCTGACGTTCGACTACGCGCTGGCGCAGCAAGTCGGTTTCACCGGCGCCAACACCAATAACTTCTGGCACGTGATGTTTGGCGACCAGAGCGCCAACTCGAGCGGCCTGAGCATCACCAGCGGCGGCTTCAGCGGCTGGCAGACTGCCACCATGACCTTTCAGGCGTCCGGCACCAGCCAGGTGCTGTCGTTCCTGGCGCAAACCACCGCGCCTGGCGCACCGCCCTTCCTGTTGCTCGATGGCGTCAACCTGACCGCCGTACCGGAGCCAAGCACCTGGGCCATGATGCTCGGCGGTTTCGGCTTGATCGGTTTCCTGGCGCGCCGTCGCCAGCGTGGCAGCGCCGCACTGGCTTAA
- a CDS encoding sterol desaturase family protein, producing the protein MSETLAGFATTALRLAAWLVLLTVVFVPLERWFGARHAPRPRRERVHDIAYYLISSMVPIVLLGVPTALLAVLAQHVVPEVLTGAIAGLPLAVKVALVFIVGETGFYWGHRLSHELPWLWRFHALHHSTEHMNFLANTRTHPVDMVITRLFGLVPLYLLGLAGPTMAGTAAPAALLVLGTLWGFFIHANLRWRFGPLEWLVSTPAFHHWHHSRNEHINRNYASTLPVLDRLFGTYYLPRHWPAEVGTDTPQPATLAGQLLDPLAPAPKAR; encoded by the coding sequence ATGTCCGAGACATTGGCCGGGTTTGCCACCACCGCGCTGCGCCTGGCAGCCTGGCTGGTGCTGCTGACGGTAGTGTTCGTGCCATTGGAACGCTGGTTCGGTGCGCGCCATGCGCCCCGGCCGCGCCGCGAGCGTGTGCACGATATCGCGTATTACCTCATCAGCAGCATGGTGCCCATTGTCCTGCTCGGCGTGCCGACAGCCTTGCTGGCGGTGCTGGCCCAGCACGTGGTGCCGGAGGTGCTGACCGGCGCGATTGCCGGCCTGCCGCTGGCGGTGAAAGTGGCGCTGGTGTTCATCGTCGGTGAAACCGGGTTTTACTGGGGCCATCGGCTCAGCCACGAACTGCCTTGGCTGTGGCGCTTCCACGCGCTGCACCATAGCACCGAGCACATGAATTTCCTGGCCAATACCCGCACCCATCCGGTCGACATGGTGATCACGCGGCTGTTCGGACTGGTCCCGCTGTACTTGCTGGGTTTGGCCGGCCCCACCATGGCCGGTACCGCCGCGCCAGCCGCGCTGCTGGTGCTGGGCACCTTGTGGGGCTTCTTCATCCACGCCAACCTGCGCTGGCGCTTCGGTCCGCTGGAATGGCTGGTCTCCACGCCGGCCTTCCATCACTGGCACCACAGCCGCAACGAGCACATCAACCGCAACTACGCCTCGACCTTGCCGGTGCTCGACCGCCTGTTCGGCACCTATTATCTGCCGCGCCACTGGCCCGCCGAAGTCGGCACCGACACGCCGCAGCCAGCCACCCTGGCCGGCCAGTTGCTCGACCCGCTGGCGCCGGCCCCCAAAGCGCGCTGA
- a CDS encoding response regulator has protein sequence MAEYSELSVLIVDPNPGMRGSLHNMLNQCEITRIEYAVGSGTAIRQLTKKQFDIVLCEYDLGNGNENSGQDGQQLLEDLRHHRLIPAWTIFIMITSEGVYSRVIGAVELAPTDYVLKPFTVDALLQRIRRAVERREVFWPVYQQVAAGNIRKAIAGCKDGEQTNARYAADYARLRAELLVSIDDLAEAEFVYQAILLTRPTAWAKLGLARCQFGLGKLVEAQQTLTDLLQHHTTFMAAYDLLARTLQALGQQQSAKKVLEDAVEISPHMVRRLRHLGEVAFATGDVGAAERAFKQVVNKARYSEFRDPEDHVKLVKTLVRKGDAHQAGGVIRDMERSLRSNANTDTCRAIAAGMVQEMAGNLTAAATELTMAVNNIANTRGLSSGLKLDLIQSCLNVKLDQQASSVMLDLMNDDDSGVSMDDAVDVFEKAGRHDLAQGMGEQIRMQVGELLAHAAEKSKQGDLRAAVDTLNAGLRKAPANMALLPAAASAILKQLDDMGWEAPLAEQAVYLLERMRKIDAHHPALDALMAQYHHTQRKYGIATSA, from the coding sequence ATGGCCGAATATAGCGAGTTGTCGGTACTGATCGTGGACCCGAATCCGGGCATGCGCGGCAGCCTGCACAATATGCTGAACCAGTGCGAGATCACCCGTATCGAATACGCGGTCGGATCGGGCACGGCCATACGCCAGCTGACCAAGAAGCAATTCGACATCGTGCTGTGCGAGTACGACCTCGGCAACGGCAACGAAAACAGCGGCCAGGACGGCCAGCAACTGTTGGAAGACCTGCGCCATCATCGCCTGATCCCGGCATGGACGATCTTCATCATGATCACGTCCGAGGGTGTGTACAGCCGCGTGATCGGCGCGGTGGAGCTGGCCCCGACCGATTACGTGCTCAAGCCGTTCACCGTGGACGCCCTGCTGCAACGGATCCGCCGCGCGGTGGAGCGGCGCGAAGTATTCTGGCCCGTCTACCAGCAGGTTGCGGCCGGCAATATCCGCAAGGCGATTGCCGGCTGCAAGGACGGCGAACAGACCAATGCCCGCTACGCTGCCGACTATGCGCGCTTGCGGGCCGAGCTGCTGGTGTCGATCGACGACCTGGCCGAAGCCGAGTTCGTGTACCAGGCCATCCTGCTCACCCGCCCTACCGCCTGGGCCAAGCTGGGCCTGGCGCGCTGCCAGTTCGGTTTGGGCAAGCTGGTCGAGGCGCAGCAAACCCTGACCGACCTGCTGCAACACCACACCACCTTCATGGCAGCCTATGATTTGCTGGCGCGCACCTTGCAGGCGCTGGGCCAGCAGCAATCGGCCAAGAAGGTGCTGGAAGACGCGGTGGAAATTTCACCGCACATGGTGCGCCGCCTGCGCCACCTGGGCGAGGTGGCGTTTGCCACCGGCGACGTCGGTGCCGCCGAGCGGGCCTTCAAGCAGGTCGTCAACAAGGCCAGGTACTCCGAATTCCGCGACCCCGAGGACCACGTCAAGCTGGTCAAAACATTGGTCAGAAAAGGCGATGCCCACCAGGCCGGCGGCGTGATCCGCGACATGGAGCGCTCGCTGCGCAGCAACGCCAACACCGACACCTGCCGGGCGATTGCTGCCGGCATGGTGCAGGAAATGGCCGGCAACCTCACGGCCGCCGCCACCGAGCTGACCATGGCGGTCAACAATATCGCCAACACGCGCGGGCTGTCGAGCGGACTCAAGCTCGACCTGATCCAGAGCTGCCTGAACGTCAAGCTCGACCAGCAGGCGTCTTCGGTGATGCTGGACCTGATGAACGACGACGACAGCGGCGTGTCGATGGACGATGCGGTGGACGTGTTTGAAAAGGCGGGACGCCACGACCTGGCGCAGGGCATGGGAGAGCAGATCAGGATGCAGGTGGGCGAGCTGCTCGCGCACGCTGCCGAAAAAAGCAAACAAGGCGACTTGCGCGCAGCGGTGGACACCCTCAATGCCGGCCTGCGCAAGGCGCCGGCCAATATGGCGCTGCTGCCGGCGGCCGCGTCGGCCATCCTCAAGCAGCTCGACGACATGGGCTGGGAGGCGCCGCTGGCCGAACAGGCCGTGTACCTCCTCGAGCGCATGCGCAAGATCGACGCGCACCACCCTGCACTCGACGCGTTAATGGCGCAATATCATCACACACAGCGCAAGTACGGTATCGCTACTTCGGCGTAA